AATATTTGTCTTTATCTGATCCACTTCAACCCTCCGTGTTCCCTGAAAATTCAACAGCTCCTGAATTTCATCTTGAGGGTTAAGTTGCTGTAGCGTCTCTGTGAGGGTGATTTCATATTCCAATGGCAAACCCATTTGAAGCTTGAGCAATTCAACACTGATAACCTCAGCAGTAAGAACTTTATCAAGTTCAGTTTTGATATTGTTTCTTTGTACTTTAATTCTGGAAACATCGATCTTTTCGGCAAATCCGGCATTATAAAGTATTTCAGTTTCCTTTAAAAGCGAATCTAATCTTTGCAGGTTAGCTTCAACAATTTTTCTTCTTTCATCATTTACCAAAACAGTGAAATATGCTTTTTTGATGGACTCTTTCACATCATTTTCAGATTTCTCCCTGTCATATTCGGTCAGCATTTTATAAGTACTTGCCGCTTTCAGACCCACAAAGTAAGACCCGTCAAATATCATCTGATTCAGCTGAACGGCTAGAACAGAACTATAATTTGTTCCCAATCGCACACCAATTACGTCTGATTGTGGTGGGTTATTTGGGTCAGGAGGAATAAAACCGCCTTCTGATGGAACGAATACCAATGGGATAATGGCATTATAGGTAAAATCCATATTTGCAGTAATCTGCGGAAGGCCTTCTGCCCTTCTCTCTACTACTAAGGCCTTGGCAGCCATAGTTTCTAATTGTGCGTTTTTCGCATCCACATTGTTTTCCAAAGCATACTGAATACTTTCCTGAAGTGTAAGCTGTATTTTGTTTTGGGAAAAAGACGGATTTGAAAAAAACAAAGCCAACAGGAAAAATCCCATTCCTACATGTCGGTTAATTGTGGTCTTCATAATGCTGATTCTTTTTGTTTTTGATAAGCTTTTAGTCCTTTTTCGGTAAAAATACCATAGAGGAAATGTTCGAAAATTGCTATTTGTAATTCCAATTGATTGAATCTTGAAGGTGGAAATTTGAGCGGATCAAAGGTGGACATCATCTGTTCCATTCTCAATATGGCCATGAGTTCTGAATTGATTTCTTGCCTGACTACACCTTCTACTTTGCCTTTTTCGAGAAGACTCTTAATTTCTTCTGCAACATGATTGTTTCTGAAATCTTCAAAAAGCTGCCAACATTGGGGATAGTACCGCTGTATCTCATTTAAAACCATCGGATTGAAGTCTGCAAATCGTTTTCTGATATAGGTGGTCAAACCCACCAGATGTTCTACAACCCCATCCTGATAATTCGGAATTTTATCCATTTCACACTTATCATGGTCAATGGCAGCGGAAAACGCTTCATAAACCAATTGATTTTTGTCTGAAAATTCCTGGTAGATAGTTTTTTTTGATATACCGGCCTGACGTGCAATATCATCCATAGTCACAGACCTTATACCATACCTCATAAACTGGTCAGTTGCTGTCTCGATTATTTTTTGTCTAGTTTCCAATTCATTCAAAGATTTTGGTACTAAACTCTAGAAACTATCAGAAGGTTCAAAGTTTCTAAAGTTTTTTTTAAAATATTTTATAGATTTCATAAATAAACAAGAATATAAACAATTGAATAAATTCATAAATCAATTTTTAAAAGAATTTTATTCTTTATAACGGCAAATTTTAAAAAATCCTAGAAACTAATTCTAACTTTGCTTTTAAGTTATTTTAAACTGTAGATATGAATTTTCTGGAGACTTCTTTTGGTCATTTGGCCTATAAAAAATATGGAACGGGCAAAAACATGCATTTGCTCTTCCATGGTTTTGGGCAGAACATGAGAGTTTTCGAATCATTTTTACCCCTCATTCAAAAAGACGATTGTTATATCACCATTGACATTTTTTATCATGGCCAAAGTAGCTGGAATTCCATCAATCAAAAACTCACCAAAGAAATCTGGAAGGAAATCATGCTGCAATTGATGAAACAGGAAGGTTTTGAAAAATTTCATCTGATAGGATATAGTATGGGCGGTAAATTCTGTCTGATTACCTTCGAACTTTTCCCCTGCCTGGTCAAATCACTTTTATTGATGGCCCCGGATGGCATCAAAACCGGCTTCTGGTACAACATGGCTACTTTTCCGGGAATTCTCAACAAACTATTCAAAAGAGTAGTGTTTCACCCCGAGCGTTTTTTTAGGATCATGGGGTTTTTGGGAAAACTGGGCTTCCTCGAAAACAGTCTGATCAAATTCGTCCAATCCCAAATGACAACAAGAACCAAGAGAGCACAGATTTATTTTACATGGAATGTTTTTAAACCCTTCAAACCAGACTTGAAAAAAATCATAGAATGGGTAAATGGTAATCAAACAGACATCAGCCTATTTACCGGGGAATTTGATAAAATGGTGCCTTCAAAAAATCTGAAAAACTTCAGTTCCAAAATCCCACATATCAACTCAGTAGAACTGCCCTGTGGCCACAATAGCCTGATTGAAGAAACTGCACAGCATTTCAAATCAATTAATGATATCCCAAATAACTAACCGAATTGATTTGAACATGAAATTTGGTATTTTTGATAGACCTTAAATCCCATAAACTATGAAAATCATCAAAAACATGGCGATTGTTATAGTCGCCATTCTCCTAATCCCATTTGTTATTGCCTTATTTTCAACAAAGGATTATTCAGTGGTAAGGGAAATTACCATAAATAAGCCACAAGAGGAAGTTTACAATTATACCAAATTCCTTAAAAATCAAGATGCATTTAGCAAATGGGCATCTATGGATCCTAATATGCAAAAGGAATACAAAGGAACCGATGGACAGATTGGCTTTGTTTCCGCGTGGAAAAGTGAAAACCCTGATGTGGGTTCAGGGGAACAGGAGATTCTGGCTATTCAAGAAGGCAAAAGAATTGATTATGCTTTACGGTTTTTTGAACCTTTTGAATCTGACGATAAAGCATTTATGGAATTTGAAGCCCTTAATGACAGCCAAACCTTGGTAAGATGGGGATTTGAAGGACATTTTTCATATCCTATGAACGCAATGTTATTGGTAATGGATATGGAAAAAATGATCGGAGATGATTTCCAGACCGGACTTGAAAATCTAAAAAGAATTCTAGAAAACTATTAAAAAGACCAACAGATTCTCCGTTGGTCTTTTCAATAGTTCAACTCGTTTTTTATCGGGCAAATTTTTTTAGCTATCTCCCATTTTCCTCTTCTAGAATTCCCGATTTTCTTATAAAGTTTTTTCTCTTGACTCTTGATTCTTAGCTCTAATTTCTCGCTTCTCGCATCTCGCTTCTTGAATCTTATGTCTTGCGTCTTAAGTCTAAAGTCTAATTCAAAACACAGGGAACTCCTTTTCCAACCCTTCAAAAGCATCAATCATTTCCCATTTTGGCTTGAAATAGTCAAATCGTAACCTTCCATTGATTGTTCCTTCAGACACAAATTGCAAAGCCGCTTTAAGTCTTTTTTCTTCCCTATCATTCCAGTTTCTTGATAAGTCATCAGCTACTTTATAGTTTGCAGGAAAACCATTGAAATATTCAGCCCTTCCTTCTGCATTCTGAGTAGCAAATGTAATTGGAACCAGTTCAACATTATTTGCACTCAGCGTCCTGTTAAAAGAAGATAATGGGAATGAACCTACAGGTTTTCCGTATGTATCATCTCCTAAAAGAATAACTTCCATGTAAGGCTCCAAAGAGTTGATCAGCAATTCTGAAGCGGAGGCAGAACCTCTTGATGTAATCACCAAGAGTCTATTCAGATTCAGTGTACCTGATTTGGAAAAGTTCGTTGTTTTATTGAAAGAACTTTTATTTTCATTGTGTTTGTCAATAAACATTACTTTTCCATTCGCAGAATTAGGTACCAGATAATTTAAAATCTGGGCTGTAACCGCAACAGAACCTCCCCCATTCAACCGAAGATCTATTATCAGTTCATCAATATTTTGGGCCATAAAAAAGTTGAAACTGTCTTCTACTTCTTTACTCCTTGTAGGGGTAAGTCCTTGTGTAGCCCTGAAACTCTGGTACACCCAATGGCCAACTTTCTTTTCGCCGACTTCATAGGCATTCTGATACAACACTGAATTGGTCTGAAAAGCATCTTTTAAAATAGTACGGGTAGTTTCTGTTCCATCAGGAAGTCTGAATTTGAAGGTATTAGACACTCCTATTTCATTTGGACCCAACTGAAAATTGTAGCCACCACTGGCTGTTTTATATTGGGCGATAGGTTTTCCATTGATTTCTATAAACTGCCAACCTCTCTGCCAACCATCTTTTCCTGCAGGACCTTCATTATAAACAAAAGAAACAAACCAATTTTCATCCTGATCGATTCCAAGGCCAAAACCATGAACACCTGTAGCCTGTCCGGTGAAAGCTGCATTGAAAGCCTCCCTCGTAGTCAAATAGGACCATCTATCCAGATCCTTGAATACCAGAGCATCCAGAACTTCCTGATTAGATGCGTATTGGGAAACATCGAATGTCTCCTGAATTTTTTCCTCCCAAAAGTAAAACTCTTTCATGCTATTAAAAATAGCCGTTTTGACAGCGTTTTCAATCTTAATGGGATCTACATCATCAGATTCTGGATTGCAGGAAATGAAAGGTGCTGCCAATAACAGCAACATCCAAATAACATTGAAGCGAAGTTTTTTCATTGAAAGGAAATTCGTGTAGCAATCAACTGACCCACAGTTGCGAATAAACTAGATCACAAAGTCATATACTTGAACTTTGTTCCATTTGTTCGAATTTTTTTCGATGAATGCCAAATGCATCGGATCTACCTGATAATCATTTTGATCCTCAATGCTGTCAAAAAATAAAGTACACGCTACTTGGTAGCTATGATCTACCACTGATCTTTTCTCGGTAGGTGCCGGAGTTCCCATATAAAACTTCGCAACACTTTTACATTTTCCCAATACGGCAGCTTCTTTTTTAAAATCATTGACTTCAACATCGTCATTCAGCCAAAAGAAAACCTGGTGAATCATTTTTTGTTTGTTTGCTTGTTCTGCCATAAGATTAATAGGTAAGGTAGCCGCAGCACCTGCGACGGTTAAGGTTTGTAGAAATTTTCTTCGGGATTTCATTGATTAAACTTTAAGGAACTAAAGATAAAAATTTAAATTGCTTTCTGAAATGTCCTCTGCAAATAATCAAATCAAAAATGGAATATAGAAATTTAGGCAAAACCGGATGGCTCGTGTCCGAAATTTCACTTGGAACTTGGCAGGTAGGAGGAGGTTGGGGAAAGCCTTTCGATAAAGCACATGCCAACCAAATCATCCGTTCGGCGATTGATCAGGGTATTAATTTCATAGATACTGCTGATGTTTATGATGGCGGATTGAGTGAGGCCGCTGTGGGAAAAGCAGTTCGGGAATCAACAGAACGCATTTATGTCGCTACCAAATGCGGGAGAAAAATTCAACCTCATACCAATGAGGGGTATACACCAAAAACATTGCGTAAACATGTTGAAAACTCCCTTAAAAACACAGGTTTGAACGCCTTGGACCTGATACAACTTCACTGCCCGCCTACCGAAGTATATTATAGAGATGAGATTTTTGAATTATTTGAAAGATTAAAAGAGGAAGGCAAAATCCTGGAAATGGGAGTCAGCGTGGAAACAGTCGATGAGGCATTAGCAGCCATGAAGTATGAGGTTGTTTCTACCATTCAAATCATTTTCAATATGTTCAGGTTGAAACCAGCAGAAGAATTATTTACTCAAGAAAAAATCAATGATTTCGGGATAATTGCAAGGGTGCCATTGGCAAGTGGTCTTTTGACCGGGAAATATAACGAGACTACTGAATTTGCACCTGATGACCACAGGACATTCAACAGACAGGGTGAAGCTTTTGACAAAGGTGAAACCTTTTCTGGCGTTGACTATGAGACAGGTTTGAAGGTTGTCGACGAGTTGAAAGCCCTTTTTGGCGAAGACACTTTTTTGGCTGAGTGGGCCATCAAATGGATTTTGATGCATCCCCAGGTAAGTACAGTCATCCCAGGGGCATCTAAAATAGATCAGGTATTATCAAATGTAAAAGCTTCAGAACATCTTCCCATATCTCCCTACAAAATGGATGCTGTCAAAGACATTTATAAGAAGTACCTGAAGAAGGAGGTTCATGGATTGTGGTAGAGACCAAAAAAGTACTTATCATCACTTACTATTGGCCTCCATCAGCTGGATCCGGGGTTCAGCGGTGGTTGAAGTTTGCGAAGTATTTACCTGAATTCGGATGGGAACCGGTGATATTTACACCGGAAAATCCGGATTTTGACCTGAAAGATGAAAGCTTGTTAAATGAAATCAATCCTCAATTGGAAGTGATTAAATTCCCTATCTGGGAACCATATGGTATATTCAGAAAACTCAAAAAAGAAAAATCAGCCGATACTTCCAAAGTACTTGAAAAGAAAAAAAAATCATTCAGCGACAAGTCTGCAATTTGGTTGAGAGCTAATGTCCTGATTCCTGATCCCAGGATATTTTGGGTTAAGCCTTCTGTTGATTTCTTAAAAGACCTTGTTGAACAAGGACAATTCAATGCCATTATCACCACAGGGCCGCCACACAGCCTACACCTGATTGGGTTGGAGTTGAAGAAAAAGACAGGAATAAGCTGGCTGGCAGATTTTAGAGATCCATGGTCAAAATGGGAATTTTTGGATACTTTACCCATGTTGGATTGGGTCAAAAAAAGACACCAAAAACTGGAAAAAGAAGTGTTGGATACAGCTGACATGGTCACTACCATCAGCCCTACATTTCAAAAAGATTTTGAAAATCTAAGCCAAAGAAAAGTCCACCTCTTGACCAATGGTTATGATTCCGCAGATTTACCGTCAAACTGGAAATTCTCAATTTCAAATCGAGAGATCATAGAAATTCTTTACACAGGGGTGATCGATGCAATCAGAAATCCTTTGCCATTCATCGAGGTTTTTCAGGAAGTTTTTCAAGCTTCAAACAAAAAAGCGATACTTCGCTTTGTCGGCAAAGTATCTGAAGCCGTCGGAAATTTTATTTCCCAAGATCCATGGCTGAAGGAAAATGTTAAATTGGAAGGGTATGTCTCGCATGAAAAAGTGTTCGATTACTACCAAAATGCGCACTTACTGCTCCTTATCCTGACGGACACCAAAAACGCTAAAGGAAATATCCCGGGCAAACTATTTGAATATCTTTCCACAGGCAGACCCATTTTGGCACTTGGAGATCCCAATGGGGATTCATCGTCAATTCTCACTTCCTGTAATGGCGGTAAAGTGATCGCCCATACAGAAAAGGGCGAAATCAAAAATTTCCTCATTAACTTTAATCCCCAATCAGAATTCAAGGTTTCTGAAAAAGTAAATCAATATTCCAGAAAAAACCTTAGCCAACAACTTGCCCGCTTATTAGATGAACAAACATATCCCATTTCTTGATTTAAGTCAGATTCCACTGGATCTGAAGATAGCGCTCAAGGAAAAATTTTCACAGATGCTTGATAAAGGCGTTTTTTCAGGCGGTGAGGAGGTTGAAATCCTGGAAAAAAATCTAAAAGAATATTTGGGCATCAATTACGCTTTGGCCTGTTCTAATGGCACTGATGCGCTAGAACTTGCCCTAAGAGCTTTGGAGATAGGATCTGGGGATGAGGTAATTGTCCCTGCAATTTCATGGGTATCTACAGCTGAGGCTGTTGCCTTAGTCGGTGCAAAACCCGTTTTTATCGACACAGATGCATCAGGGCTAATGGATCTGGATTTACTGGAAAGCAAAATTAGCAGCAGAACTAAAGCGATTATCCCGGTTCACCTTTATGGCAACATGGTGGATATGGAAAAACTATTGTTATGGTCAAAAAAAAACAAAGTTGCCGTAATTGAAGATGGGGCACAGTCATTCGGCGCTGTTCTGAAAGGTAAACATGCTGGAACATGGGGCGACATCGGTTGCTTGAGTTTTTATCC
This window of the Aquiflexum balticum DSM 16537 genome carries:
- a CDS encoding TolC family protein — translated: MKTTINRHVGMGFFLLALFFSNPSFSQNKIQLTLQESIQYALENNVDAKNAQLETMAAKALVVERRAEGLPQITANMDFTYNAIIPLVFVPSEGGFIPPDPNNPPQSDVIGVRLGTNYSSVLAVQLNQMIFDGSYFVGLKAASTYKMLTEYDREKSENDVKESIKKAYFTVLVNDERRKIVEANLQRLDSLLKETEILYNAGFAEKIDVSRIKVQRNNIKTELDKVLTAEVISVELLKLQMGLPLEYEITLTETLQQLNPQDEIQELLNFQGTRRVEVDQIKTNIDLINLDLRNNTSQYMPRLGFFGTYQRNAAAQTTGAIWESNRWVSGSFIGLNLSIPIFDGLTKSAKIQQNRVQIQQLENQKYFIEENIEIEKFQSRTNLQNSLQALRVQDENRELAMEVFRMTKIKYEEGVGSNFEVVEADSALKEAESNYFSALYDALIAKVDLEKALGIL
- a CDS encoding TetR/AcrR family transcriptional regulator, which translates into the protein METRQKIIETATDQFMRYGIRSVTMDDIARQAGISKKTIYQEFSDKNQLVYEAFSAAIDHDKCEMDKIPNYQDGVVEHLVGLTTYIRKRFADFNPMVLNEIQRYYPQCWQLFEDFRNNHVAEEIKSLLEKGKVEGVVRQEINSELMAILRMEQMMSTFDPLKFPPSRFNQLELQIAIFEHFLYGIFTEKGLKAYQKQKESAL
- a CDS encoding alpha/beta fold hydrolase, whose amino-acid sequence is MNFLETSFGHLAYKKYGTGKNMHLLFHGFGQNMRVFESFLPLIQKDDCYITIDIFYHGQSSWNSINQKLTKEIWKEIMLQLMKQEGFEKFHLIGYSMGGKFCLITFELFPCLVKSLLLMAPDGIKTGFWYNMATFPGILNKLFKRVVFHPERFFRIMGFLGKLGFLENSLIKFVQSQMTTRTKRAQIYFTWNVFKPFKPDLKKIIEWVNGNQTDISLFTGEFDKMVPSKNLKNFSSKIPHINSVELPCGHNSLIEETAQHFKSINDIPNN
- a CDS encoding SRPBCC family protein: MKIIKNMAIVIVAILLIPFVIALFSTKDYSVVREITINKPQEEVYNYTKFLKNQDAFSKWASMDPNMQKEYKGTDGQIGFVSAWKSENPDVGSGEQEILAIQEGKRIDYALRFFEPFESDDKAFMEFEALNDSQTLVRWGFEGHFSYPMNAMLLVMDMEKMIGDDFQTGLENLKRILENY
- a CDS encoding S41 family peptidase, yielding MKKLRFNVIWMLLLLAAPFISCNPESDDVDPIKIENAVKTAIFNSMKEFYFWEEKIQETFDVSQYASNQEVLDALVFKDLDRWSYLTTREAFNAAFTGQATGVHGFGLGIDQDENWFVSFVYNEGPAGKDGWQRGWQFIEINGKPIAQYKTASGGYNFQLGPNEIGVSNTFKFRLPDGTETTRTILKDAFQTNSVLYQNAYEVGEKKVGHWVYQSFRATQGLTPTRSKEVEDSFNFFMAQNIDELIIDLRLNGGGSVAVTAQILNYLVPNSANGKVMFIDKHNENKSSFNKTTNFSKSGTLNLNRLLVITSRGSASASELLINSLEPYMEVILLGDDTYGKPVGSFPLSSFNRTLSANNVELVPITFATQNAEGRAEYFNGFPANYKVADDLSRNWNDREEKRLKAALQFVSEGTINGRLRFDYFKPKWEMIDAFEGLEKEFPVF
- a CDS encoding Dabb family protein — encoded protein: MKSRRKFLQTLTVAGAAATLPINLMAEQANKQKMIHQVFFWLNDDVEVNDFKKEAAVLGKCKSVAKFYMGTPAPTEKRSVVDHSYQVACTLFFDSIEDQNDYQVDPMHLAFIEKNSNKWNKVQVYDFVI
- a CDS encoding aldo/keto reductase — encoded protein: MEYRNLGKTGWLVSEISLGTWQVGGGWGKPFDKAHANQIIRSAIDQGINFIDTADVYDGGLSEAAVGKAVRESTERIYVATKCGRKIQPHTNEGYTPKTLRKHVENSLKNTGLNALDLIQLHCPPTEVYYRDEIFELFERLKEEGKILEMGVSVETVDEALAAMKYEVVSTIQIIFNMFRLKPAEELFTQEKINDFGIIARVPLASGLLTGKYNETTEFAPDDHRTFNRQGEAFDKGETFSGVDYETGLKVVDELKALFGEDTFLAEWAIKWILMHPQVSTVIPGASKIDQVLSNVKASEHLPISPYKMDAVKDIYKKYLKKEVHGLW
- a CDS encoding glycosyltransferase family 4 protein; this translates as MVETKKVLIITYYWPPSAGSGVQRWLKFAKYLPEFGWEPVIFTPENPDFDLKDESLLNEINPQLEVIKFPIWEPYGIFRKLKKEKSADTSKVLEKKKKSFSDKSAIWLRANVLIPDPRIFWVKPSVDFLKDLVEQGQFNAIITTGPPHSLHLIGLELKKKTGISWLADFRDPWSKWEFLDTLPMLDWVKKRHQKLEKEVLDTADMVTTISPTFQKDFENLSQRKVHLLTNGYDSADLPSNWKFSISNREIIEILYTGVIDAIRNPLPFIEVFQEVFQASNKKAILRFVGKVSEAVGNFISQDPWLKENVKLEGYVSHEKVFDYYQNAHLLLLILTDTKNAKGNIPGKLFEYLSTGRPILALGDPNGDSSSILTSCNGGKVIAHTEKGEIKNFLINFNPQSEFKVSEKVNQYSRKNLSQQLARLLDEQTYPIS
- a CDS encoding DegT/DnrJ/EryC1/StrS family aminotransferase, producing MNKHIPFLDLSQIPLDLKIALKEKFSQMLDKGVFSGGEEVEILEKNLKEYLGINYALACSNGTDALELALRALEIGSGDEVIVPAISWVSTAEAVALVGAKPVFIDTDASGLMDLDLLESKISSRTKAIIPVHLYGNMVDMEKLLLWSKKNKVAVIEDGAQSFGAVLKGKHAGTWGDIGCLSFYPTKNLGALGEAGAVLTEDSILAEKLRNLLNHGQTFRDHHILVGRNARIDSIQAGFLNVKLGFFSAWQKRRKNLVSIYLQELKDIASISLPQEILSPFHNAHLFIIKTSQRDDLRQFLAQKGIGTAIHYPEIIPYMKPYLDGQKYPVAEMMSKTVLSLPLNPWMKNADVKRICKEIRNFGFQTLV